One stretch of Pomacea canaliculata isolate SZHN2017 linkage group LG1, ASM307304v1, whole genome shotgun sequence DNA includes these proteins:
- the LOC112575942 gene encoding uncharacterized protein LOC112575942, protein MVGVAGNCLCAVVFLRQRYRPVAAPLLLALCFSDTGFLLCTLLVRLSCLVGKVDRRTGAMLHVIMAPQVDVLREVMAHVTVLLTSAIGMERCVAVTRPFKLRALCMAARIRTVVLTLYGAALGALTPAFFQHRVTARTEPDLNVTVYSLRETTFYRHNHAVLDFYLHFLLPLLLRVLPFLGTWVCLVIILVSIRRRLRLRTRPSPPHHHRARVTSSERVDTADNGDLVLEERNITKACLVLLFTYALCELPGLAVRILVMLRPHLQKNPHDDRVVGIVQDVACLSEVINSAINFFVFLMTSKHFCVTFGKLTAMCRE, encoded by the coding sequence ATGGTGGGGGTCGCTGGGAATTGCTTGTGTGCTGTCGTCTTTCTCAGACAACGCTACAGGCCTGTCGCCGCTCCGCTCCTGCTGGCTCTCTGTTTCTCGGATACTGGTTTCCTGCTGTGCACGCTCCTAGTGAGACTGTCCTGCCTGGTGGGCAAGGTGGACCGAAGGACCGGCGCCATGTTACACGTCATCATGGCGCCCCAGGTGGACGTCCTACGTGAAGTCATGGCTCACGTGACCGTACTGTTGACGTCGGCCATCGGGATGGAGCGCTGCGTGGCGGTGACGCGGCCCTTCAAGCTGCGCGCCCTCTGCATGGCGGCCCGCATCCGGACCGTGGTGCTGACGCTGTATGGGGCGGCGTTGGGTGCCCTCACACCTGCCTTCTTCCAGCACCGCGTGACGGCGCGCACGGAACCCGACCTCAACGTCACGGTGTACAGTCTGCGCGAGACGACCTTCTATCGACACAACCACGCCGTCCTGGACTTCTACCTCCACTTCCTGTTGCCTCTCCTCTTGCGTGTGTTGCCCTTTCTAGGCACGTGGGTATGCCTCGTCATCATCCTTGTCAGCATACGGCGGCGGCTGCGCCTGCGCACTCGCCCTTCGCCACCTCACCACCACCGCGCGCGGGTCACCAGCAGCGAGCGGGTAGATACTGCGGACAATGGTGACCTGGTACTGGAAGAGAGGAACATCACAAAAGCCTGCCTCGTCCTCCTTTTCACCTACGCCCTTTGCGAACTTCCGGGACTAGCTGTACGGATTCTCGTAATGCTGCGCCCTCATCTGCAGAAGAATCCCCATGATGATCGGGTGGTAGGGATTGTCCAAGATGTAGCTTGTCTTTCCGAAGTCATCAATTCTGCCAtcaatttctttgttttcttgatgacatctaaacatttttgtgtcaCATTTGGTAAGCTGACAGCGATGTGCAGAGAATAA